In the Aromatoleum bremense genome, one interval contains:
- a CDS encoding MBL fold metallo-hydrolase yields the protein MSAAAKLPATIAVLERGWLSSNNVVLFDDSQATLIDSGYVSHAAQTVALLHRTLDGRRLGRLINTHSHSDHIGGNAAVQRAFACAITVPAGMAGAVAEWDEAALLLSTAEQAGERFHADRLLAAGETVEMGELTWQALEAPGHDMDALVFHNPDRRILISGDALWRDGFGILFADVLGTGDGIGAARRTLEAIARLPVDVVIPGHGAPFVEFDDALARAFARLKAFEEDGARMARNAIRACMTFSLLDLRSIALDELPEHLARVPLYREANARFLGQSPSALADWLVAELSRAGVARREGGRLVAV from the coding sequence ATGAGCGCGGCGGCGAAGCTTCCGGCGACGATCGCCGTTCTCGAGCGCGGCTGGCTGTCGTCGAACAACGTCGTGCTGTTCGACGACAGCCAGGCGACGCTGATCGACAGCGGCTACGTCAGCCACGCCGCCCAGACGGTTGCGCTGCTGCACCGCACGCTCGACGGCCGCCGCCTCGGACGGCTGATCAACACGCACTCGCATTCCGACCATATCGGCGGCAACGCGGCGGTGCAGCGGGCGTTCGCCTGTGCGATCACGGTGCCTGCGGGGATGGCGGGCGCGGTTGCCGAGTGGGACGAGGCGGCGCTGCTGCTGAGCACCGCGGAGCAGGCCGGCGAACGTTTCCACGCCGATCGTCTGCTGGCCGCAGGCGAGACCGTCGAGATGGGCGAACTGACGTGGCAGGCCCTCGAAGCCCCGGGTCACGACATGGATGCGCTGGTGTTCCACAATCCCGACCGCCGCATCCTGATTTCCGGCGACGCGCTGTGGCGCGACGGCTTCGGCATCCTGTTCGCGGACGTGCTCGGCACCGGCGACGGCATCGGTGCGGCGCGGCGTACGCTGGAGGCGATCGCGCGCCTGCCGGTCGACGTCGTCATTCCGGGGCACGGCGCGCCGTTCGTCGAGTTCGACGACGCGCTGGCCCGGGCGTTTGCGCGCCTGAAGGCGTTCGAGGAGGACGGCGCGCGCATGGCGCGCAACGCGATCCGCGCCTGCATGACATTCTCGCTGCTCGACCTGCGCTCGATCGCGCTCGACGAATTGCCGGAACATCTCGCGCGTGTGCCGCTCTACCGGGAAGCCAACGCGCGTTTCCTCGGCCAGTCGCCGTCGGCGCTGGCCGACTGGCTGGTCGCGGAACTGTCGCGCGCCGGCGTCGCCCGCCGCGAAGGAGGGCGGCTGGTCGCGGTCTGA
- a CDS encoding DUF1289 domain-containing protein: MSPTSPCINLCRIDAGTGYCEGCFRSLDEIAGWSRRADAEKRRILEAVDRRRAQALAGASAARAEQAR; the protein is encoded by the coding sequence ATGAGCCCGACTTCCCCCTGCATCAATCTGTGCCGCATCGACGCCGGCACCGGCTACTGCGAAGGCTGCTTTCGCAGCCTCGACGAGATCGCCGGCTGGAGCCGCCGCGCCGACGCGGAGAAACGCCGCATTCTCGAGGCGGTGGACCGGCGCCGCGCGCAGGCCCTCGCCGGGGCGAGCGCGGCTCGCGCGGAGCAAGCACGATGA
- the padI gene encoding NADH-dependent phenylglyoxylate dehydrogenase subunit beta has product MGRAYSTIAFDPAKCDGCGDCMTACAQAKTGTIDRARSRIQIVGRGDTIKDATKDATEKAFELALCRQCADPKCVTVCPAGALAKDGASGVIGWDASKCVDCLLCTVGCAYGGIALEEATGHVSKCDTCDGKPACVPVCSKGALTYVTTANIYNEVGDWEDLFAPGLAGCQGCNTELLMRHTLRRVGPDTVLATPPGCVPGMGSVGFNGATGTKVPVFHPLLTNTAAMLAGVKRQFKRMGREVTALAIAGDGGASDVGFQSLSGAAERGEQMLFMVVDNEGYMNTGMQRSSCTPYGAWTSTTPIGAGCAAGQPAQGKTQDAKNLPLLMVNHRCAYVATASTAYMEDLYAKLDRAIEASKTGFAYVHVYSPCTTGWRFASDQNMEVARKAVETNFVMLWEFTPDEGLNFTRPVDDPLPVTDYLKAMGRFRHLSPAQIEHIQGKVEENIRFIKRFAAALPA; this is encoded by the coding sequence ATGGGACGAGCTTACAGCACGATCGCCTTCGACCCCGCCAAGTGCGACGGCTGCGGCGATTGCATGACGGCCTGCGCGCAGGCCAAGACCGGCACCATTGATCGGGCGCGTTCGCGCATCCAGATCGTCGGCCGAGGGGACACAATTAAGGACGCAACCAAGGACGCCACTGAAAAAGCGTTCGAGCTGGCGCTGTGCCGCCAGTGCGCCGATCCGAAATGCGTCACCGTGTGTCCGGCAGGCGCCCTGGCCAAGGACGGCGCGTCGGGCGTGATCGGCTGGGACGCTTCGAAATGCGTCGATTGCCTGTTGTGCACGGTCGGCTGTGCGTACGGCGGCATCGCGTTGGAGGAGGCCACCGGCCACGTGTCGAAGTGCGACACTTGCGATGGCAAGCCTGCGTGCGTGCCGGTGTGCAGCAAGGGCGCGCTGACCTATGTCACGACGGCGAACATCTACAACGAGGTCGGCGACTGGGAAGATCTGTTCGCGCCGGGCTTGGCCGGCTGCCAGGGCTGCAACACGGAGCTCCTGATGCGCCACACGCTGCGCCGCGTCGGCCCCGACACCGTGCTCGCGACCCCACCCGGGTGCGTGCCCGGCATGGGTTCGGTCGGCTTCAACGGCGCGACCGGCACGAAAGTGCCCGTCTTCCATCCGCTCTTGACGAACACCGCGGCGATGCTCGCCGGGGTCAAGCGCCAGTTCAAGAGGATGGGGCGCGAGGTGACGGCGCTCGCGATCGCCGGCGACGGCGGGGCCTCCGATGTCGGCTTCCAGTCGCTGTCGGGGGCGGCCGAGCGCGGCGAGCAGATGCTCTTCATGGTCGTCGACAACGAGGGCTACATGAACACCGGCATGCAGCGCTCGAGCTGCACGCCGTACGGCGCCTGGACCTCGACGACGCCGATCGGCGCCGGCTGCGCCGCAGGGCAGCCCGCGCAGGGCAAGACGCAGGACGCGAAGAACCTGCCGCTCCTGATGGTGAACCACCGCTGCGCGTACGTCGCGACCGCCTCGACCGCGTACATGGAGGACCTCTACGCGAAGCTCGACCGCGCGATCGAGGCGTCGAAAACCGGTTTCGCCTACGTGCATGTCTATTCCCCCTGCACGACCGGCTGGCGCTTTGCGTCCGACCAGAACATGGAGGTCGCGAGAAAGGCCGTCGAGACCAACTTCGTCATGCTGTGGGAGTTCACGCCCGACGAGGGCCTCAACTTCACCCGCCCCGTCGACGACCCCCTGCCGGTCACCGACTACCTCAAGGCCATGGGACGCTTCCGCCACCTCAGCCCCGCGCAGATCGAGCATATTCAGGGGAAGGTGGAAGAAAACATCCGCTTCATCAAACGGTTCGCAGCCGCATTGCCGGCCTGA
- the padG gene encoding NADH-dependent phenylglyoxylate dehydrogenase subunit alpha: MSTTTLEKPAVGAPTKQKVMLCEGNEAAALGVALARPDMVAVYPITPQSSLVEHVAKLIADGRMDADIVDAEGEHSVLSVLQGGALAGARTYTATCGPGLAFMFEPYFRTSGMRLPIVMSIVTRDGITPQCVWGGHQDAMTVREVGWVQIYCETVQEVLDTTVMAFRIAEDHDVMLPVNICLDGNYLSYGTSRVELPEQSDVDAFMGAKDVNWHVALDPMKPMAVDPLTGGSGGKGPATFVRYRKSQCRGMQNALGVIEAVHAEWASRFGRSYAPLVEEYRLDDAEFAIMTLGSMTGAAKDAVDEAREAGRKVGLIKIKTFSPFPVEALMRALSKVRALGVVDRSVGFRWNCGPMYQEVLGVLYRLAREAGTVLPAMSFIGGLAGADITIGHFHRVIDATERLLDGPAPNEPVWLNEND; this comes from the coding sequence ATGAGCACCACCACGCTCGAAAAACCCGCCGTCGGCGCGCCGACGAAGCAGAAAGTGATGCTGTGCGAAGGCAACGAAGCGGCCGCGCTCGGCGTCGCGCTCGCGCGCCCCGACATGGTCGCGGTGTATCCGATCACGCCGCAGTCGTCCCTCGTCGAGCACGTCGCCAAGCTCATCGCCGACGGCAGGATGGACGCCGACATCGTGGACGCCGAAGGCGAGCACTCGGTGCTGTCGGTGCTGCAGGGAGGCGCCTTGGCCGGCGCGCGCACCTACACCGCGACCTGCGGGCCGGGGCTCGCGTTCATGTTCGAACCGTACTTTCGCACCTCCGGCATGCGCCTGCCGATCGTGATGTCGATCGTCACGCGCGACGGCATCACGCCGCAGTGCGTGTGGGGCGGGCACCAGGACGCGATGACGGTGCGCGAAGTCGGCTGGGTGCAGATCTACTGCGAGACGGTGCAGGAAGTGCTCGACACCACGGTGATGGCGTTCAGGATCGCCGAAGACCACGACGTCATGCTCCCCGTTAACATCTGCCTCGACGGCAACTACCTGTCGTACGGCACGTCACGCGTCGAGCTGCCCGAGCAATCGGACGTCGACGCGTTCATGGGGGCGAAGGACGTGAACTGGCACGTCGCGCTCGACCCGATGAAGCCCATGGCGGTCGATCCGCTCACTGGCGGCTCGGGCGGCAAGGGGCCGGCGACGTTCGTGCGCTATCGCAAGAGCCAGTGCCGCGGCATGCAGAACGCGCTGGGCGTCATCGAGGCCGTGCACGCCGAGTGGGCGAGCCGCTTCGGGCGCAGCTACGCGCCGCTCGTCGAGGAGTACCGCCTCGACGATGCCGAGTTCGCGATCATGACGCTCGGCAGCATGACGGGCGCGGCCAAGGACGCCGTGGATGAAGCGCGCGAAGCGGGCCGCAAGGTCGGCCTCATCAAGATCAAGACTTTCAGCCCGTTCCCGGTCGAGGCGTTGATGCGCGCCCTGTCGAAGGTGCGCGCGCTCGGTGTCGTCGACCGCTCGGTGGGCTTTCGCTGGAACTGCGGGCCGATGTACCAGGAAGTGCTCGGCGTGCTGTACCGCCTCGCGCGCGAGGCGGGCACGGTGCTGCCGGCGATGAGCTTCATCGGGGGCCTGGCGGGCGCGGACATCACGATTGGCCACTTTCACCGCGTCATCGACGCCACCGAGCGGCTGCTCGACGGGCCGGCGCCCAACGAGCCGGTGTGGCTCAACGAGAATGACTGA
- a CDS encoding DUF1289 domain-containing protein, with product MSDALCVGVCMIDWDSGVCLGCGRTPEEIDGVPVAPAPAQTPAKVPLPANVAAQVGEGAQ from the coding sequence ATGAGCGATGCGCTGTGCGTTGGCGTGTGCATGATCGACTGGGATAGCGGAGTGTGCCTCGGTTGCGGCCGCACGCCCGAGGAGATCGACGGCGTGCCTGTGGCACCCGCGCCCGCGCAGACACCGGCGAAAGTGCCGCTGCCGGCGAACGTCGCGGCACAGGTCGGCGAAGGGGCGCAATGA
- a CDS encoding methyl-accepting chemotaxis protein yields the protein MSGRQTSVAVRFSLVLVTAITLLLLGVAFGLAQYLSNKLEQKSLEGLQATNRLIINMIDGYNSAAQQAAQRLGAVFAGNYPQAFHIHSGSGLLMHGDLPITFEETSIPDRFTSLSGAAATVLTRRGNDFERISTSIKDEKGNRASGILLGDDHPAVPFLLKGKSYTGIAKMLGRDVMTHYAPISDSRGETIGAFFVGVDFTDGMAAMKEKISAIRIGATGYPYGLDAGRDKGRIVIHPSLEGKSLLGQKDVHGREFIAEMLASGNGVINYWWKNPDEKEAREKIVVYNLYPAWNWVVASGSYLDEFNSEGKEAGRGLMQAALLLIPVVLALVWIATRRWIAKPLGEAVVVANKVAEGDFTARAEVKSNDEIGALVRAQSTMVEQLGQTIRDVRVAAASVAADARQLATAADNVATSSTMQSGAAADMAVSVEQMSASIDMIAQHAAEALKISTDSETESRSSVLVIDRAVAAMNHIADTARRSSAAVEQLGRESQEISAIAHTIKDIADQTNLLALNAAIEAARAGEQGRGFAVVADEVRKLAERTTTSTHEIGEMIGRIQQGTLNAVDNMNIGVEQVSSGVELAAEATAAIERIHHSAVQVSQAVSGITTAIREQSIATTSVAQGLEKIAHMTERNNVEAQETAQSAEGLQSIAARLQAAVQVFKV from the coding sequence ATGTCGGGTCGTCAAACATCGGTAGCGGTCAGGTTCAGCCTGGTACTCGTTACTGCCATCACCCTTTTGCTGCTCGGCGTTGCATTCGGGCTCGCGCAATATTTGAGCAATAAACTGGAACAGAAGTCGCTGGAGGGGCTGCAAGCGACCAACCGCCTGATCATCAACATGATCGACGGCTATAACAGCGCCGCGCAACAGGCTGCCCAGCGCCTCGGCGCGGTCTTTGCAGGCAATTACCCGCAAGCGTTCCACATTCATTCCGGCAGCGGTCTCCTGATGCACGGCGACCTCCCGATCACATTCGAAGAAACCTCCATCCCCGATCGCTTCACCAGCCTCTCGGGCGCGGCGGCGACCGTGCTGACCCGCCGCGGCAATGACTTCGAACGCATTTCGACTTCGATAAAGGACGAAAAGGGCAACCGCGCCTCGGGTATTCTGTTGGGCGATGACCATCCGGCCGTCCCGTTCCTTCTCAAGGGGAAGTCCTATACCGGCATCGCCAAGATGCTCGGCCGGGACGTCATGACACACTACGCTCCCATCAGCGACAGCCGCGGCGAAACGATCGGTGCGTTTTTTGTCGGCGTCGACTTCACCGACGGCATGGCGGCGATGAAAGAAAAAATCTCGGCAATCCGGATCGGTGCGACCGGCTATCCCTATGGGCTCGACGCCGGGCGCGACAAGGGCCGCATCGTCATCCACCCGAGCCTTGAGGGCAAATCGCTGCTCGGTCAGAAAGACGTCCATGGCCGCGAGTTCATTGCCGAAATGCTGGCTTCCGGGAACGGCGTCATCAACTACTGGTGGAAGAATCCTGATGAAAAGGAAGCGCGGGAAAAAATCGTCGTGTACAACCTTTATCCGGCGTGGAACTGGGTCGTGGCTTCCGGCAGCTATCTGGACGAATTCAACAGCGAAGGGAAGGAAGCCGGCCGGGGGCTGATGCAAGCCGCCCTGCTGCTGATTCCGGTGGTGCTTGCCCTGGTGTGGATCGCGACGCGGCGCTGGATCGCCAAGCCGCTTGGGGAAGCCGTCGTCGTCGCCAACAAGGTCGCCGAGGGCGATTTCACCGCGCGTGCCGAAGTGAAGTCGAATGACGAGATCGGTGCGCTGGTCCGCGCGCAATCGACGATGGTCGAACAGCTTGGCCAAACCATCAGAGACGTGCGCGTTGCTGCGGCCAGCGTCGCCGCCGACGCCAGGCAGCTTGCCACGGCCGCCGACAACGTCGCGACCAGTTCGACGATGCAAAGCGGCGCTGCGGCCGACATGGCCGTATCCGTCGAACAGATGAGTGCAAGCATCGACATGATCGCCCAGCACGCCGCCGAGGCGCTGAAAATTTCGACCGACTCCGAAACCGAATCACGCAGCAGCGTCCTCGTCATCGACCGCGCGGTGGCTGCGATGAATCATATTGCCGACACCGCTCGCCGCTCTTCGGCGGCCGTCGAGCAACTCGGGCGCGAATCCCAGGAAATTTCCGCGATTGCGCATACGATCAAAGACATCGCCGACCAGACCAACCTCCTTGCCCTCAATGCCGCAATCGAAGCTGCGCGCGCCGGGGAGCAGGGCCGCGGTTTCGCCGTCGTCGCAGACGAGGTACGAAAGCTCGCCGAGCGCACCACCACTTCGACGCACGAAATCGGCGAGATGATCGGACGCATCCAGCAGGGCACGCTGAATGCCGTGGACAACATGAACATCGGGGTCGAGCAGGTCTCCAGCGGGGTCGAACTCGCGGCGGAGGCTACTGCTGCCATCGAACGGATCCATCACAGCGCGGTACAGGTGTCCCAGGCGGTGTCGGGCATCACCACGGCCATTCGCGAACAGAGCATCGCGACGACCAGTGTGGCTCAAGGTCTGGAGAAGATTGCCCACATGACCGAGCGCAATAACGTCGAAGCGCAGGAAACCGCGCAATCGGCCGAAGGATTGCAGTCGATCGCTGCCCGGCTCCAGGCGGCTGTCCAAGTCTTCAAGGTGTAG
- the rapZ gene encoding RNase adapter RapZ translates to MQIVLISGLSGSGKSIALKVLEDVGYYAVDNLPATLLPELVAELRDTGHVRVAIAVDVRSGASLLALPQQVEHLRALASDLRVIFLDARDDTLIARFSETRRRHPLASEDVSLAEAIQNERGALASIAELGHRIDTSELQANTLRAWIKDFLAIEATEGLTLMFQSFGFKYGIPLDADLVFDVRCLPNPHYDLYLRPFTGKDLPVIEFLDSFPEVGRMCEDIRRFVATWLPSYARDNRSYLTVAIGCTGGQHRSVYIAEWLGRHFSDTLRVLVRHRSAARRIVDHGADVAGQ, encoded by the coding sequence ATGCAGATCGTCCTGATCAGTGGCTTGTCGGGTTCCGGCAAGAGCATCGCACTGAAAGTGCTGGAAGACGTCGGTTATTACGCGGTCGACAACCTGCCCGCGACACTGCTGCCCGAACTCGTCGCCGAGCTGCGCGACACCGGGCACGTGCGCGTCGCGATCGCCGTCGATGTGCGGTCCGGTGCGAGCCTTTTGGCGCTGCCGCAGCAGGTCGAGCACCTGCGCGCGCTCGCGTCGGATCTGCGCGTGATCTTTCTGGATGCACGCGACGACACGCTGATCGCGCGTTTTTCGGAAACCCGCCGCCGCCATCCGCTGGCGAGCGAAGACGTCTCGCTCGCCGAAGCGATCCAGAACGAGCGCGGCGCGCTCGCGAGCATCGCCGAACTCGGCCACCGCATCGACACCAGCGAACTGCAGGCGAACACGCTGCGCGCATGGATCAAGGACTTCCTCGCGATCGAGGCGACCGAAGGGCTGACGCTGATGTTCCAGTCGTTCGGCTTCAAATACGGTATTCCGCTCGACGCGGACCTCGTCTTCGACGTGCGCTGCCTGCCGAACCCGCATTACGACCTGTACCTGCGGCCGTTTACCGGCAAGGACCTGCCGGTCATCGAGTTTCTCGACAGCTTCCCCGAGGTCGGGCGCATGTGCGAGGACATCCGCCGCTTTGTCGCGACCTGGTTGCCGAGCTACGCGCGCGACAATCGCAGCTACCTCACGGTCGCGATCGGCTGCACCGGCGGACAGCACCGCTCGGTGTATATCGCCGAATGGCTCGGCCGGCACTTCAGCGACACGCTGCGCGTGCTCGTGCGTCACCGTTCCGCCGCGCGCCGTATCGTCGACCACGGCGCCGACGTGGCAGGCCAGTGA
- the padF gene encoding NADH-dependent phenylglyoxylate dehydrogenase subunit delta, with the protein MSRHQSYPLFNLEQANVPDDLCPVATDISPMLPGDWRSQRPVIDRDKCVKCAVCWLYCPVQCVEEHAAWFDFNLNTCKGCGICATECPQRAITMIGEAQ; encoded by the coding sequence ATGAGCCGGCATCAAAGCTATCCGCTGTTCAACCTCGAGCAGGCGAATGTCCCCGACGACCTGTGCCCGGTCGCGACCGACATCAGCCCGATGCTGCCCGGCGACTGGCGCAGCCAGCGCCCGGTCATCGACCGCGACAAATGCGTCAAATGCGCGGTGTGCTGGCTGTACTGCCCGGTGCAGTGCGTCGAGGAGCACGCCGCGTGGTTCGACTTCAACCTCAACACCTGCAAGGGCTGCGGCATCTGTGCGACCGAATGCCCGCAGCGCGCGATCACGATGATCGGGGAGGCCCAGTGA
- a CDS encoding NusG domain II-containing protein, whose protein sequence is MNPRFADWLALLRPGDFATLAGALAVCVVSVLLLWRGGAPDKAIVRAGGAVFAELSLASPQRVDVPGPLGITRIEVEPGRARVLSDPGPRQYCVRQGWLSRAGAVAICAPNEVSLSLAGGAADYDTLNY, encoded by the coding sequence GTGAATCCGCGCTTCGCCGACTGGCTGGCGCTGCTGCGGCCGGGCGATTTCGCGACGCTGGCGGGCGCGCTCGCGGTATGCGTCGTGTCGGTGTTGCTGCTGTGGCGCGGCGGCGCCCCGGACAAGGCGATCGTGCGCGCCGGCGGCGCGGTGTTCGCCGAACTGAGCCTCGCGAGCCCGCAGCGCGTCGACGTCCCGGGGCCGCTCGGGATCACGCGCATCGAAGTCGAGCCGGGCCGCGCGCGCGTCCTCTCCGATCCCGGGCCGCGCCAGTATTGCGTTCGCCAGGGCTGGCTGAGCCGCGCCGGAGCGGTCGCGATCTGCGCGCCGAACGAGGTCAGCCTGAGCCTTGCCGGCGGCGCAGCGGACTATGACACGCTCAACTATTGA
- the padH gene encoding NADH-dependent phenylglyoxylate dehydrogenase subunit epsilon: protein MEHTQYLVVGSSHAALEAISAIRMHDATGTLTVVTRDAHLPYSPTVLPYVVSGKSAPERVFLRDDDFFARNAVSYRPGAGLAALDADANTAELADGTHLAYDKLLLATGTSPAIPPIPGIDTVAYHVLRTLDDALGLREAIAQSRQAVVLGAGLVGMHAAENLVKAGASVTIVEMSDQLTAGYFDKVAAQMIEQAFIDNGAKILTGSRVVRLEPSSVGARLTLANGTTLEADLLLVATGVKPNLDYLDGSGVAFEHGILVDDTMRTSRPNVWAAGDCAQAKHFFSPTPRVNAILPSATEQGRIAGMAMAGDAGIRPYAGGVPLNTYHFFGRHAISVGSSEAPAGSEVVTRFDEKTGRYLKAIFRDGRLAGIFGVNEFFDGGIMAQLIVRRMDLTAVKERLVADPLKVGRELMSRTWR, encoded by the coding sequence ATGGAACACACCCAATACCTCGTCGTCGGCAGCAGCCACGCGGCGCTCGAGGCGATCAGCGCGATCCGCATGCATGACGCGACCGGCACCCTGACGGTGGTGACGCGCGACGCCCACCTGCCGTATTCGCCGACCGTGCTGCCCTACGTCGTGTCCGGAAAATCCGCGCCCGAGCGCGTGTTCCTCAGGGACGACGACTTCTTCGCCCGCAACGCGGTGAGCTACCGGCCGGGTGCGGGACTCGCCGCACTCGACGCGGACGCGAACACCGCGGAACTGGCCGACGGCACGCACCTCGCCTACGACAAGCTCTTGCTCGCCACCGGCACCTCGCCCGCGATCCCGCCGATCCCGGGCATCGACACCGTCGCCTACCACGTGCTGCGCACCCTCGACGACGCGCTCGGGCTGCGCGAGGCGATCGCGCAGTCGCGCCAGGCGGTGGTGCTCGGCGCGGGCCTCGTCGGCATGCACGCCGCGGAGAACCTCGTCAAGGCGGGCGCGAGCGTGACCATCGTCGAGATGAGCGACCAGCTCACCGCGGGCTACTTCGACAAAGTTGCCGCGCAGATGATCGAGCAGGCCTTTATCGACAACGGCGCGAAGATCCTGACCGGCAGCCGCGTCGTGCGCCTCGAGCCCTCATCGGTGGGTGCGCGCCTGACGCTCGCCAACGGCACGACGCTCGAAGCCGATCTCCTGCTCGTGGCGACCGGCGTCAAGCCGAACCTCGACTACCTCGACGGCAGCGGCGTCGCGTTCGAGCACGGCATCCTCGTCGACGACACGATGCGCACCAGTCGCCCGAACGTCTGGGCAGCGGGCGACTGCGCGCAGGCGAAGCATTTCTTCTCGCCGACGCCGCGCGTCAACGCCATCCTGCCTTCGGCCACCGAGCAGGGGCGCATCGCCGGCATGGCGATGGCGGGCGATGCGGGCATCCGTCCTTACGCGGGCGGCGTGCCACTCAACACCTACCACTTCTTCGGCCGGCATGCGATCTCGGTCGGCTCGAGCGAGGCGCCCGCAGGCAGTGAGGTCGTCACGCGCTTCGACGAAAAAACCGGGCGCTACCTGAAGGCGATCTTCCGCGACGGACGGCTCGCCGGCATCTTCGGGGTCAATGAATTCTTCGACGGCGGCATCATGGCGCAGCTGATCGTGCGGCGCATGGACCTCACGGCAGTCAAGGAGCGCCTGGTCGCCGACCCGCTCAAAGTCGGCCGTGAGCTGATGTCGAGGACGTGGCGCTAG